The genome window TACTGTTAGCCAACGTTCAATTGCTGGAAAATAAATTGgccgaactgaaagcacgtatatcctaccaacgggacttGAAAAACGGTAATATCTAAtatcgagtcgtggctgaacaacgataTTAATAACaaacagctggcgggttatacactatcggcaggacagaacagcagcctctggtaagacacgggcgggggcctatgtatatttgtaaacaacagctggtgcatgatatctaaggaagtctcaaagttttgctcgcctgaggtagagtatctcatggtaagctgtagaccacactatctacctagagggttttcatctgtattttttgtagctgtctacataccaccacagaccgacgCTGGCACTAAAacagcactcaatgagctgtataccgccataagcaaacatgaAAAccctcatccagaggcggtgctcctaatggccagggactttaatgcagggaatcagtattacctaatttctatcagcatgttaaatgtgcaaccagagggaaaaaaattcaagaccaccttcactccacacacagagatgcgtacaaagctctccctcgccctccatttggcaaaactgaccataattctattctcctgattcctgcttacaagctaaaatttaagcaggaagcaccagtgactcggcctataaaaaagtggtcagatgaagcagatgctaaactacaggactgttttgccagcacagactggaatatgttccgggattcttccgatggcattgaggagtacaccacatcagtcactggcttcatcaataagttaaTTGATAACGTGTTGTCcctacagtgactgtacgtacataccccaaccagaagccatggattacaggcaacatttggaCTGAACAAAagagtagagctgccgctttcaaggagcgggactctaacccggaagcttataagaaatcccgcaatgCCTTCCGACGaactatcaaacaggcaaagcatcaatatagggctaagatcgaatcgtactacaccgggtCCGACGCTCATCGGATATGCCAGGGCAtgtaaactattacagactacaaaaggaagcacagccgtgagctgcccagtgacacgagcctaccagacacgctaaataacttctatgcttgcttcgaggcaagttacactgaaacatgcatgagagcatcagttgTTCCGGATGATTGTGTGATCACGagctccgcagccaatgtgagtaagatctttaaacaggtcaacattcacaaggccgcagggccagatggattaccaggacgtttactctgagcatgtgctgactaactggcaagtgtcttcactgacattttcaacctctccctgtctgagtatgtaataccaacatgtttcaagcagacccccatagtccctgtgcccaagaatactaaggtaacctgcctaaatgtctaccgacccgtagcactcacgtctgtagccatgaaatgttttgaaaggctggtcatggctcacatcaacaccattatccaagaaacctagacccactccaatttgcacaccgccccaacagatccacaaattatgaaatctctattgcattccacactgccctttcacaaaggaacacttatgtgagaatgctattcattgactacagctcagcgttcaacaccatagtaccctcaaagctaaTCACGAAGCTAAGGAtcctaggactaaacacctccctctgcaactggatcctggacttcctgacggctgcccccaggtggtaagagtaggtaacaacacatctgccacgctgatcctcaacacaggggcccctcaggggtgcgtgcataGTCCCCTCCTgcgctccctgttcactcatgactctacggccaggcacgactcgaACAACATctttaagtttgccgatgacagaactggggtaggcctgatcaccgacaatgatgagacaccctatagggaggaggtcagagacctgaccatgggGTGCAAAGACAACacactctccctcaacgtgatcaagactaaggagaagGAGGACTGAgccggttgagagcttcaagttccttggcgtccacatcaccaacaaactaacatggtccaagcacaccaagacagtggtGATGAGGACACAACAAAacgtattccccctcaggagtctgaaaagatttggcatgggtcctcagatcctcaaaaggttttacagctgcaccatcgagagcatcctgacgggttgcatcactgcttgttatggcaactgctcggcctcagaccgcaaggcactacagagggtggtgcgtacaGCCTAGTAtatcaccagggccaagcttcctgccattcaggacctctataccaggcggagtcagaggaaggccctaaaaatgttcaaagtCTCCATCCAtcatagtcatagactgttctctctgctaccgcacggcaagcggtactggagcgccaagtcctaggtccaagaggcttctaaacagctcctgaacatctaatcaaatggctacccagactatttgcattgccttctacgctgctgctactctgttattatctatgcatagtaactttaataactctacctacatgtacatattacctcaattacctcgacaccggtgcccctgcacattgacgctgtaccggtacccactgtatatagctccgctatttttattttactgcttATTCTTGTCTCCtacttttttttaggtatttctcttaaaactgcgttgttggttaagggcttgtaagtaagcatttcactgtaaggtctacacctattgtattcggcgcatgtgacaaatacattttgatttgaatatATAAAACAGACCGTTAGTATATGAACCATCAAGTTATATACAACTCATATCTTTGTATTAATTGAACTGAAAAAGTACATTTAAAGTCATCATTGTGGTACCACTGAATTGAGGTCAGTGTGGTATGTACCTGGCAAGAGTCCTTGCCTCCCTCCAGGTATCCAGCGCAGAACATGGCATCGCTGTAGGACAGGATGGGGATGTTCAGGCACTGCAGCTTGttgctgtgtgtgagtgtgtgagtgagtgtgtgagtgagtgtgtgagtgagtgagtgagtgagtgagtgagtgagtgagtgagtgagtgagtgagtgagtgagtgagagagaaaaaactcAGTCACCATGAAGATGACCAACTGGCGCATGTAACCTTTGACCCAGGTTCTGTACTCACCGGAGCGCATGGTGCTGTAGTTGGGGTGACAGATCACGCGGGATGAAGAGATGAACTGCTCGCTACCCTCAGTCACCTTGATGTTGTGCTCGCCCAGACGCACCTCCACATGAGAAGATCAGAAGATTCTATGAatactcctgagtggcgcagcagtctaaggcaatgcatctcagtgctagaggtgtcactacagaccctggttcgatcgcgggctgtatcacaaccggccgtgatcaggagtcaCATAGGGCAGTGGACAATTGGGCcaatgtcgtccgggttaggggagggtttggccggagtaggtcgtcattgtaaaataagaatttgttcttaactgacttgactagttaaattaaataaacaaaTGCAAGAGAGAGAGGTCCAATTAATTAACTTAGTTTTTGAGTTTGTATTTAACTATGTCCTTTAGTTTAGCCAAAGTTAGATTGTCActaaccatgtttccatccaaACATTATTTTGCAAGTAAAGTACCTGTCGGATAAAAAAACTCacaacaggcctgatggaaacagtaTAATATTAGGTTAACTTTCCTAGATGTTGACagaacaaaatacgctagacGGGTGTACACAATATATTGGAAGTAGTTCACATGATACTTACGACTTGTAGCAGTGAGCAGCAGACACCACCATGTGCTGGAGATCAGGGAGCCACCACAGAAGTGGTACCCAGACTGCAGAGACACCTgattaacctttctgaaccacccatcccggatccgggataattgtcatcagcaacgctgaatagcatagcgccacagtcaaataatattaaTAGAAAATATTAATATTCATGAAAtcccaagtgcaatattgcaaaacacagtttagccttttgttaatccacctgtcgtctcagattttgaaatgatgctttacagcgaaagcaatacaagcatTTGTgcaagtttatcgatcgctcgacaaaacattaagtacacttagcatcaggtaacttggtcacgaaaatcagaaaagcaatcaaattaatcgtttacctttgatgatcttcggatgttttcactcacgagactcccagttagacaacaaatgttccttttgttccataaagatatttttatatccaaatacctccgttcgttTTGCGCGTTATGCTGAGAAATCCACAGGAAAAAGCGTTCACGACAACGCTGACAAAAATTCCAgataatatccataatgtccacagaaacatgtcaaacgttttttataatcaatcctcaggttgtttttcaaatatctattcgataatatatcaactgggagtgttggtttttcaataggaccgggagtaacaatttattttttcaaaataaaagcctgaaactatgtctaaaggctgttgacaccttagggaagccatagaaaaaggaatctggttgatatccttTTAAATGGGTGATAGGGatgcataagaacagagaggCACTTCCTCTCTCAAAAACagaggcacttcctgattggattttcctcaggttttagcctgcaatatcagttctgttaaactcacagacaaaatgttgacagttttggaaactttagagtgttttctatcctaatctgacaattgtatgcatattctagtttcgggggctgagaaataggcagtttcaaatgggtacgttttttagccaaaaacgaaaatactgccccctacactTAAAAAGTTTTTAAGGTTAAGATACGGGAAGGGTCAACTGATCCTAGCTCTGTGTCCAAGGCCAACGTCTATGCGAATGAGACTCAaacctgttaaatccccttgcaaaatgtaggcctacctttTCATTAAGTATTGGTCAACGTTGTTTTATTAGTCCCAGTACATTGTTTATTAATTCCAGATTTAGgactggattcaatccgtattgTGGAAGTATCATtcaaggtcagggttaatatgtGAAGGTAATTTCCGAATGAGCTGACATATGCATCATTTACCGTGAATGACGTCTCCGCGAACAGGGGAAaatgcctttaaatttcaattgaGTTATAACGCAGATTTTCTGCGATACGGATGAAATCCAGCCCTTCATTTCTACCAGAAGACAGTGATACAGTACACTAAAACTGCTAGTTTGAGATGACCAGTATTGTCTGCAGTTCAAACTGTATCTTGACCTCAACATGGCTGCAACACAGCTGTGTGTGAACACACACAATCTACCCAAGGCCTACTGTACCATAGCTTTGTAGATTAGATGTTTActtagtcacatgcacagggcCGCAGATGTTGTTGCAGTGTACAGTGAAGTACACAACTTCTTCGGGATCTATTCTGTGATATTCTCCCACATTCCttccacatttccacaaacttcaaagtgtttcctttcaaatggtacctagaatatgcatatccttgcttcagggcctgagctacaggcagttagatttcggcatgtaattttaggcgaaaattgaaaaaaagggttgtatcctttttaatgagcatggccttatttctattacagcatattggatgactgtcattcatattccattcatctATCttaatgtaacagcgataggttaaggctactacatgatactcaaatttgccctatacccatcatgaggttgctacaacctagcctataaaTGAAAGTTTACATTGTAGGTGCATAGGTCGAGAGAAATTTGAgttatcaaggtgacagacatagacacattcaatactgccttgcctGCATCTGTGGACATAaatgtagggttagggttgagccaggatgtggacatgaagctagggttacggttagagttaTGGGTAAGGGTTGAGCCGGGGTGTAGACTTTAATCTAGTGTCAACCACAGGAGattgtggcaccttaattggggagaacaggctgGTGGTAATGGCTGAAGCTCTGTTAGTGGaatggcaccaatgtaacagttttaattccgtccctctcctggaaaccatgtgtttgatcccattccatttgctctgttccagccattattatgagctgtcctcccctcagcagcctccattaCTGTCAAGTAAAACTCTTTATTTTAATATTGTGTTAATACCAAATATAATACATTACACTACCCAAGTGTGTgcttactttgagtgttttactGTATATTAACTGCATACAGTATAACTTATGTAATGAACTCATGGCCCTAAGGTATTCAAAGTCAGATTTTAAGAGAGCCATGTATGACTTTTCAACAAAACCCCTTAAACCCAGTTTACAAAGCTAAATTTGGCCTTGTGAGCTTCTGCAAGAGAATACCAACGTGTGAACCACACAGCTGTGTTGCTGACCTTGGCAATGCACCTTTTGCCTCTGATTGGCTTTCTCTTGACCAATCAAACAGTTCCATTAAACGGGGCGGCACACCCGATTCTGCATATATACCAGGGATGCAGATTAGCCCCTTTCATCGACAGGATCATACAGCAACCATGATTTCTCTGGTCTTCGTTCTGCTCATTGGAGCCGCTTGTGAGTATAGTAATgatcatagaaaaaagaacaggaCTGTGTAATGACACTAACATCACAAATGTGTTTCTTTGAAGTTATTAAGAAATATGTTGTTGTTGATTTATCATAGTGCTATGCTTTTCCATCTCAAAAGCTGAGGTAATATAGCTAAGAATGTGCCTGCTCTCTGTTTACAGTCGCCACGGAGGACGACAAGATTGTCGGAGGGTATGAGTGCAAGGCCAACTCCCagccccaccaggtgtctctgaACTCTGGGTACCACTTCTGTGGTGGCTCCCTGGTCAATGAGAACTGGGTTGTGTCTGCTGCTCACTGCTACAAGTCGTAAGTACACTCCCAAGTGAACTACTAGCAACATATTGAGTCAATAACACCTTGCAACAATTTGATAAGCTTAACTTTTGCCAAACTAAAGGACACAAGTGAACTCCACATTCACatgaactctctctctttcagccgTGTGGAGGTGCGTCTGGGCGAGCACAACATCAAGGTAACTGAGGGTAGCGAGCAGTTCATCTCTTCATCTCGCGTGATCCGTCACCCcaactacagctcctacaacATCGACAATGACATCATGCTGATCAAGCTGAGCAAGCCCGCCACCCTCAACACCTACGTGCAGCCTGTTGCTCTGCCCAGCAGCTGTGCCCCCGCTGGCACCATGTGTACCGTCTCTGGATGGGGCAACACCATGAGCTCCAGTGAGTGCAGAACCTGGGTCAAAGGTTACATGTGCCAGTTGGTCATCTTCATGGTGACTGAGTGTGTTTACAGGCATAGCAAATGTAGACCTACTATTAAAAACACTGTCATTATGTCTAACTATAACTATCCTCCTtctaccatcctccctccctccatccttctctctctcgctctctctctatccccctccttACAGCCGCCGATGGCAACAAGCTGCAGTGTCTGAACATCCCCATCCTGTCCTACAGCGACTGTAACAACTCCTACCCTGGCATGATCACCAATGCCATGTTCTGCGCTGGATACCTGGAGGGAGGCAAGGATTCTTGCCAGGTACTTACCACGTACTTACCACACTGACCTCAATTCAGGGGTACCACAAGGATGACTTTAAATTGACTTATTCAATTGATTAGAAATAAATTGAGAATAAAATAACCAATTCATATCacttgtctcccctctctctctctctctctctctctctcagggtgacTCTGGTGGCCCTGTGGTGTGCAACGGTGAGCTCCAGGGTGTTGTGTCTTGGGGTTATGGCTGTGCCGAGCCCGGTAACCCTGGTGTCTATGCCAAGGTAAGACAGAAAAAAATAGTTTTCCTGTTGtgtttaaggaaaacatcaatATTCATACATCAATGTGACATCCTTAAGTTTCCTGAAGGAATAAGATATTGAGTCTATAAAACATAGATTGATGGTTCTCATGTTGCCTCCCATTGAGCGTGTCCAATAATGTCTcgcttcttcttctcttcctccagGTGTGCATCTTCAATAACTGGCTGACCAGCACCATGGCCACCTACTAAATCTGATCCTAGCTTTGGTCGTCCAGTACGTTCGCACAACTCTACAACATCCCGTTCCAGATCAACATCCACCTTTTGTACGGGAGATTAGACATTATTTATGTTTATGATAAATAAAGAATTTAacactaaatacttttttgctgtTGTGTTTGTACTCTCACTGTCCTTAGAAATCTTTGTAAAGGTCTTTCTATCTCTTAATGTCAAGTAGTATTACTAGTAAACACCAGAGAAACTAGCAGAGAAACCACCAGCAAATTGTTAAAGTATGGATCAAGAATATACCGTTTTTCTTACTAAAAGATACAGGGGGTAAATTCATTGTGTCATGGTACCCTAGCGTAACCATTTTTTTTATCGATACAACAAGGAACATTATTGATTACATTGATTTGTTTCTATAGTTGTGTATTGATGCGTTGCTGCTCACAATAGCTGATGTAGGGATGTTAAAAGTGTGGCATAATTGCTCCTCCTTCATACCCATTTAGAGTATTCTCTCTGTGAGAGTTGTGTTGCTACTGAAATACTATGTAGTGCAACATGAATATGGTTAGATCTTACATAATGTTTTACACCgagcaaaaatat of Salvelinus alpinus chromosome 4, SLU_Salpinus.1, whole genome shotgun sequence contains these proteins:
- the LOC139573428 gene encoding trypsin-1-like — protein: MQISPFHRQDHTATMISLVFVLLIGAAFATEDDKIVGGYECKANSQPHQVSLNSGYHFCGGSLVNENWVVSAAHCYKSRVEVRLGEHNIKVTEGSEQFISSSRVIRHPNYSSYNIDNDIMLIKLSKPATLNTYVQPVALPSSCAPAGTMCTVSGWGNTMSSTADGNKLQCLNIPILSYSDCNNSYPGMITNAMFCAGYLEGGKDSCQGDSGGPVVCNGELQGVVSWGYGCAEPGNPGVYAKVCIFNNWLTSTMATY